A region of Phaeodactylum tricornutum CCAP 1055/1 chromosome 14, whole genome shotgun sequence DNA encodes the following proteins:
- a CDS encoding predicted protein, translated as MDVLAAYESDSGQSSDLFESEAVAPQPSTASGSGIGHKAGPKGVVDPLKGSTRSETFSSSTNIENRKVGDNPSIVCWNKNYIAERREGWERNRSIQSDSFVKVAEAIGETSSWVENLKQQNDFYNPHFFDTVVDRYQIKHTFGTNLPSPSTFGSWESNVFHLEEQARLREQQER; from the coding sequence ATGGATGTACTGGCCGCTTACGAATCCGACAGCGGCCAAAGTTCTGACTTGTTCGAGAGCGAAGCGGTAGCCCCCCAACCCTCGACGGCCTCAGGAAGCGGTATTGGGCATAAAGCGGGCCCAAAGGGGGTCGTGGATCCATTGAAAGGCTCTACGCGCAGTGaaactttttcgtcgtctacGAACATTGAGAATCGAAAAGTCGGTGATAACCCGTCGATCGTATGTTGGAACAAAAACTACATTGCCGAAAGGCGCGAAGGCTGGGAACGTAATAGATCAATTCAATCAGATAGTTTTGTGAAAGTCGCGGAGGCGATTGGAGAGACTTCCAGTTGGGTGGAGAATTTGAAACAGCAAAACGATTTTTACAACCCACACTTTTTTGATACAGTCGTTGACCGATATCAAATCAAGCATACCTTTGGGACGAATTTACCGTCCCCGTCTACGTTCGGCAGCTGGGAGTCCAATGTGTTTCATCTGGAGGAGCAGGCACGTCTTCGAGAACAGCAAGAGCGGTAA
- a CDS encoding predicted protein has product MENKATFTIVLERNDGVVRAQAWLKGTVLMEVHETLQKPPGSIEVKLVGKEMANDRKKGFHLPLGSNCREKEIFEESRVLQIISDKFEGGTFSYPFSIYLHASIPPSMVWGDKKTGCKIKYILHASIDGFRSVERELRVVGPPLSSQKHPFFLQPTVFPLKSKLKVSQGYVILAVKLEDSHLGKGGNANVSLSCRNKSSLSIEKAQLRLTERIEYATRQGTRKKKKVLGKMPDVSLSGLVKHTTGRASSMQHEPGGVDGLDYVEMQGDLSFRHNTVRLPVPFKARCSYKGDLINISHQIEVTLLMKGKTQVPKVRIPVKMFDPPVLETVVHSPSQAKIDEVATTIWPRDDPTCVHSGAESTSSCGTPSIQEELTAKERTF; this is encoded by the exons atggaaaacaaagcaacttTTACCATTGTACTCGAACGAAACG ATGGAGTCGTGCGAGCCCAAGCTTGGCTGAAAGGCACGGTACTGATGGAAGTTCACGAAACTCTGCAGAAGCCACCAGGCAGTATCGAAGTCAAgcttgtcggaaaagaaatggCTAATGACCGAAAGAAAGGTTTCCACCTTCCGCTTGGTAGTAACTGTCGTGAAAAAGAGATTTTCGAAGAATCTCGCGTACTCCAGATCATTTCTGATAAATTCGAAGGCGGCACCTTTTCCTACCCGTTTTCGATATATCTACACGCAAGCATTCCACCAAGTATGGTATGGGGAGACAAAAAGACGGGTTGCAAGATCAAATACATATTACATGCCTCTATTGATGGGTTCCGCAGTGTAGAACGTGAACTTAGGGTGGTGGGTCCCCCGCTTAGTTCGCAGAAGCATCCTTTTTTTCTACAGCCAACAGTATTTCCTCTCAAATCAAAGCTAAAGGTCAGTCAAGGATACGTTATTCTGGCAGTCAAGCTCGAAGATTCGCATCTTGGTAAAGGTGGTAATGCCAACGTTTCTTTATCTTGTCGAAACAAATCATCGCTGTCAATTGAGAAAGCTCAGCTCCGCTTGACGGAAAGAATTGAGTACGCAACCAGGCAAGGTACCcgcaagaaaaaaaaagTGCTCGGTAAGATGCCTGATGTTTCTCTATCTGGCTTGGTGAAGCACACGACGGGGCGAGCTTCTTCTATGCAGCATGAGCCCGGAGGTGTTGATGGCCTGGACTATGTCGAGATGCAAGGAGATCTATCCTTTCGACACAATACTGTGCGGCTTCCAGTTCCCTTCAAAGCTCGTTGCTCTTACAAAGGCGACTTAATTAATATTTCTCATCAGATCGAGGTGACACTCTTGATGAAGGGTAAGACACAAGTGCCAAAAGTCAGGATCCCTGTCAAAATGTTCGATCCACCAGTTCTGGAAACAGTAGTCCACTCACCATCACAAGCAAAGATCGACGAGGTCGCAACAACCATTTGGCCTAGAGACGATCCTACATGTGTCCATTCAGGGGCCGAAAGCACAAGCTCCTGTGGAACTCCGTCTATCCAGGAAGAGTTGACGGCAAAAGAGCGCACCTTTTGA